In one window of Fundidesulfovibrio soli DNA:
- a CDS encoding O-acetylhomoserine aminocarboxypropyltransferase/cysteine synthase family protein, producing MSADKPGIETLALHAGQSPDCQTRSRAVPIYQTTSYTFRDTEHAANLFALKEFGYIYSRIMNPTNEVLENRLAAMHGGSAGLCFASGMAAIFAAVTTITQAGQNFVTGSNLYGGTVTLFAHTLKRFGIEARFVDTSDPAAVARAIDANTRLVYTESIGNPRCNVDDMEALAAVAHEHGLPLVVDNTVAPPPIFNPFDYGADICVYSLTKIIGGHGNSIGGAIVEKGAFDWAQGGKFPEITEPDPTYHGVNFYKSFCGLEEGALKCMAFTLKARCGMLRDTGACLAPLNAFLILQGVETLPLRARAHCENALAVANFLSAHPAVSFVNYAGLPGHKDHDRSARYFPLGPGAVFGFGVKGGLAAGTKFIESVKLCSHLANILDAKTLVIHPASTTHSQLTPQEQLDAGVSPDLVRISVGLESAKDIIADLDQALTASQA from the coding sequence ATGAGCGCAGACAAACCCGGTATCGAAACACTGGCCCTGCACGCCGGGCAGTCCCCCGACTGCCAGACGCGCTCCAGGGCCGTGCCCATCTATCAGACCACGTCCTACACCTTCCGCGACACCGAGCACGCGGCGAATCTCTTCGCCCTCAAGGAGTTCGGCTACATATATTCAAGGATCATGAACCCCACCAACGAGGTGCTGGAGAACAGGCTGGCCGCCATGCACGGCGGTTCGGCAGGGCTGTGCTTCGCCTCGGGCATGGCTGCCATCTTCGCCGCCGTGACCACCATCACCCAGGCGGGGCAGAACTTCGTCACCGGTTCGAACCTCTACGGCGGCACGGTGACGCTCTTCGCCCACACCTTGAAGCGCTTCGGCATAGAGGCCCGCTTCGTGGACACCTCCGACCCCGCGGCCGTGGCCCGGGCCATCGATGCCAACACCCGGCTGGTCTACACAGAGTCCATAGGCAACCCGCGCTGCAACGTGGACGACATGGAAGCCCTGGCCGCGGTGGCCCACGAGCACGGGCTGCCCCTGGTGGTGGACAACACCGTGGCTCCGCCGCCCATTTTCAATCCCTTCGATTACGGTGCCGACATCTGCGTCTATTCCCTGACCAAGATCATCGGCGGCCACGGCAACTCCATCGGCGGGGCCATCGTGGAGAAGGGCGCCTTCGACTGGGCCCAGGGGGGGAAATTCCCTGAAATCACCGAGCCGGACCCCACCTACCACGGCGTCAACTTCTACAAGAGCTTCTGCGGGCTGGAGGAAGGTGCGCTCAAGTGCATGGCCTTCACGCTCAAGGCGCGCTGCGGCATGTTGCGCGACACCGGGGCCTGCCTCGCTCCGCTCAACGCCTTCCTGATCCTTCAGGGGGTGGAGACCCTGCCCCTGCGCGCCAGGGCCCACTGCGAGAACGCCCTGGCCGTGGCCAATTTCCTGAGCGCCCACCCCGCCGTGAGCTTCGTGAACTACGCGGGCCTGCCCGGCCACAAGGACCACGACCGCTCCGCCCGCTACTTCCCGCTGGGGCCGGGCGCGGTGTTCGGCTTCGGGGTCAAGGGCGGGCTTGCGGCAGGAACGAAGTTCATCGAATCGGTGAAGCTCTGTTCGCACCTGGCCAACATCCTTGACGCCAAGACCCTGGTGATCCACCCGGCCAGCACCACGCATTCCCAGCTCACCCCGCAGGAACAGCTGGATGCCGGCGTCAGCCCGGACCTGGTGCGCATCTCCGTGGGCCTGGAATCCGCCAAGGACATCATCGCCGACCTCGACCAGGCCCTCACTGCGAGCCAAGCGTGA
- the rsmA gene encoding 16S rRNA (adenine(1518)-N(6)/adenine(1519)-N(6))-dimethyltransferase RsmA, translating to MKHEGFARPKKSLGQNFLADPNVARKIVAALGIRPGDTVLEIGPGRGALTEHLLESGAAHVLALEKDRDLAPALKARWPELEVVNADALRFDWERLDRLPGIRVVGNLPYNVASPIMWDLASQATRFARAVFMVQWEVAQRIAAVPRTRDYGGLSVWLQSHVEAHVLFKVGPGVFHPRPKVDSAVVGFTPLPVEQRPAHPERISAFIKRIFSQRRKQLGSILGKSLGDPARAYLDAQGLSPVCRPEELSPGQIAGLMDAVGIEDVR from the coding sequence GTGAAGCACGAAGGATTCGCAAGGCCCAAGAAGAGCCTGGGGCAGAACTTCCTGGCCGATCCCAACGTGGCCCGCAAGATCGTGGCCGCGTTGGGCATCCGCCCGGGGGACACGGTGCTCGAGATCGGGCCCGGACGCGGCGCGCTGACCGAGCACCTGCTGGAAAGCGGCGCGGCGCACGTGCTGGCCCTGGAGAAGGACAGGGACCTGGCCCCGGCCCTCAAGGCCCGCTGGCCGGAACTGGAAGTGGTCAACGCCGACGCCCTGCGCTTCGACTGGGAACGCCTGGACCGGCTGCCCGGCATACGCGTGGTGGGCAACCTGCCCTACAACGTGGCCTCGCCCATCATGTGGGATTTGGCCAGCCAGGCCACCCGCTTCGCCAGGGCGGTGTTCATGGTGCAGTGGGAGGTGGCCCAGCGCATCGCGGCCGTGCCGCGCACCCGCGATTACGGCGGGCTCTCCGTGTGGCTGCAGAGCCATGTGGAGGCGCACGTTCTGTTCAAGGTGGGGCCGGGGGTGTTCCACCCCAGGCCCAAGGTGGATTCGGCCGTGGTCGGTTTCACGCCCCTTCCCGTCGAGCAGCGTCCGGCCCATCCGGAGAGGATTTCGGCGTTCATCAAACGCATATTCAGCCAGCGCCGCAAACAGCTGGGCTCCATCCTGGGCAAAAGCCTCGGAGACCCGGCCCGCGCTTATCTGGATGCCCAGGGGCTCTCGCCCGTGTGCCGCCCCGAGGAGCTGTCGCCCGGACAAATCGCCGGATTGATGGACGCCGTCGGCATAGAGGATGTCCGATGA
- a CDS encoding HU family DNA-binding protein, with the protein MTKADLVVKIAEKAGITKANAERALNAFLEAVEATLVADGKLTLTGFGTFMVEERQARTGRNPRTGAEIKIPASKVVKFRPGKLLKDSVK; encoded by the coding sequence ATGACGAAGGCTGATCTGGTAGTCAAAATTGCTGAGAAGGCCGGCATCACCAAGGCCAACGCCGAACGCGCCCTGAACGCCTTCCTGGAGGCCGTCGAGGCCACCCTGGTTGCCGATGGCAAGCTCACCCTGACTGGCTTTGGCACCTTCATGGTTGAAGAGCGCCAGGCCCGCACCGGCCGCAACCCCCGTACCGGCGCCGAGATCAAGATCCCCGCTTCCAAGGTGGTCAAGTTCCGCCCCGGCAAGCTGCTCAAGGACTCCGTGAAATAA
- the rpsU gene encoding 30S ribosomal protein S21, whose protein sequence is MPGVYLEESDNFDISLRRFKKQVEKAGILSELKKRQHYEKPSVMRKKKKAAARKRLLKKMRKINQM, encoded by the coding sequence TTGCCCGGTGTTTACCTTGAAGAGTCCGACAACTTCGACATCTCCCTGCGTCGTTTCAAGAAGCAGGTCGAGAAGGCCGGCATCCTCTCCGAGCTGAAAAAGCGTCAGCATTACGAGAAGCCCAGCGTCATGCGCAAGAAGAAGAAAGCGGCGGCCCGCAAGCGTCTGCTCAAGAAAATGCGCAAGATCAACCAAATGTAA
- a CDS encoding GatB/YqeY domain-containing protein produces MNLQEQIEKDFLSAYKAKEEVRVAVLRMLKTAIKNRQVELLRPLTDEEVLEVIGRQVKQRLESIEQFRQGGRAAMAEREEAELAVLKAYMPTQLTPEETAAAVDAAIAETGASGPKEMGKVMQAVMARFKGRIDGKAVSEIVKARLSS; encoded by the coding sequence ATGAATCTGCAAGAACAGATAGAGAAAGACTTTCTTTCGGCCTACAAGGCCAAGGAAGAGGTTCGGGTGGCCGTCTTGAGAATGCTCAAGACGGCCATCAAGAACCGCCAGGTGGAGCTTTTGCGTCCGCTCACCGACGAGGAGGTCCTCGAGGTGATCGGGAGGCAGGTCAAGCAGCGCCTGGAGTCCATCGAGCAGTTCCGCCAGGGCGGCCGCGCGGCCATGGCCGAGCGCGAGGAGGCCGAATTGGCCGTCCTCAAGGCCTACATGCCCACCCAGCTCACCCCCGAGGAGACGGCCGCCGCCGTTGACGCCGCCATCGCGGAGACCGGCGCGTCCGGCCCCAAGGAGATGGGCAAGGTGATGCAGGCGGTGATGGCCCGCTTCAAGGGCCGCATCGACGGCAAGGCCGTCAGCGAAATCGTCAAAGCCAGACTCAGCTCGTAG